One Paraburkholderia dioscoreae DNA segment encodes these proteins:
- the imuA gene encoding translesion DNA synthesis-associated protein ImuA codes for MAAAIQLATTALSSKLRRQVWQGNELAEADSRVISSGYAELDKLLPGQGWSAGGLTELLIEHGGVGEVRLLAHALCYLTKQAGRHVMLVAPPYQPCAAALSAWGVDVERVLWVRSSEDQALWAAAQALKQDGIGAVLVWLPNARADKVRRLQVAAQESASLAFLIRPIESARQSSPAPLRMICEPLLPANAQTINRRQWLQEIGLSIDIFKRRGPPLAEPLRLVLPLQSVLLPENGVGSHQEPEIKHAVDRSHIATLVTGSGEASRAAPGWFAREVESA; via the coding sequence ATGGCAGCAGCGATTCAGCTGGCGACGACCGCGCTGTCGTCCAAATTGCGACGTCAGGTGTGGCAGGGCAATGAGCTTGCCGAGGCGGACTCGCGTGTGATTTCCAGCGGTTATGCCGAACTGGATAAGTTGTTGCCGGGACAGGGCTGGTCGGCTGGCGGCCTGACGGAGTTATTGATCGAACATGGTGGCGTGGGTGAAGTACGTCTGCTAGCCCATGCGCTTTGTTATCTGACGAAGCAGGCCGGGCGGCATGTCATGCTCGTGGCGCCTCCATATCAACCATGCGCGGCGGCTTTGAGCGCTTGGGGTGTCGATGTCGAGCGAGTCTTATGGGTGCGTTCGAGTGAAGACCAGGCCCTGTGGGCCGCTGCTCAGGCCTTGAAGCAGGATGGCATTGGCGCGGTCCTGGTTTGGCTGCCGAATGCGCGCGCCGACAAAGTCCGGCGTCTCCAGGTGGCGGCTCAGGAGTCGGCCTCGCTGGCATTTTTGATCCGGCCTATCGAGTCGGCCCGGCAATCTTCCCCGGCACCGTTGCGAATGATCTGCGAGCCGCTCTTGCCGGCCAATGCGCAGACGATCAACCGTCGTCAATGGCTACAGGAGATTGGTTTGTCGATCGACATCTTCAAGCGTCGCGGGCCGCCGCTAGCTGAGCCTCTTCGGCTTGTTTTGCCTTTACAAAGCGTTTTGTTGCCGGAAAACGGGGTCGGCAGTCATCAAGAACCAGAGATCAAACATGCTGTGGATCGCAGTCACATTGCCACTCTTGTCACTGGAAGCGGTGAAGCCTCTCGTGCCGCTCCCGGCTGGTTTGCTCGCGAAGTCGAATCGGCGTGA